TGTTACAAAGATGATGACAGCAAATCCAAGCTTCACATGCAGACAACAACTTCCAAAACCTCCCTGTCATGTACGCCATGGTTAAAGTTGCTACAAAACACTTCCTCTCACATCAAATTAGCCAGAAGTATATCATATATCTATGCCTAAATCAATCACTTAACAAGAGGGAAATAAGTCAGGTTAATTTAGGCAAATTATGATTTACCACCCCTTGAACTTAAGAGAATCCTGGCCTTTTAATGGACATGGCCCTCTGGGGTAGGTAAATAAAGCTGGGGGTTCTGTtaataaaggagagagggaagcaaggcCATTGGGTAGGCACTCAAAACTTCTATcaccatctctttcttttttttttttttttttttttgcaagtttaATAAATCACATGATTTATTTATGGGATTTCTACATCAGGTTGTGGTTTAAAAGAAGTTATATATGTGTGATATGAAGAGAATGATGTACAATCAATATGAATCTTATTAAATCTCTCTTCCGTGGAATTTCTCCATCTTCCTACTTAGCAATAAAAGGCATATTTTTAGGTTTATATAAACATTCTTTACAATTGCCCTCTTAACAAAAAATTAGTATATAAATAGCACTAGGCATTTAGTAAATAAGTCATAGGCCAATAAGTTCAATTGTGCAGTTGTGAAATGTAATGTGAAAGAGTTTGAAACCTTAAGACTGGGTGATCTGCAGTGTTTCCAACATGTCTTCGACTGCCTTAAGAGAGTATTTGGTTTCCTTCTTACTTCGACCTGCAAACTGATAAGCTCTGTTTATTTGACTAGCTGCCCAACTAGCATATTTCATgttgtccttttttgtttttgcacttGCTTTTGGATTAGAAGCAATATGACTCGCTGACATGTAAAGCCCAAACAAAGCTCTCATATTTCTGTTGTTCAGTTTCAGTGCCTGTGCAAAATACTTTCTTGAAAGTTCGAGGTTTTCAAGTCCACCTTGGGTATATTTAACTTCAGCATACTGCTGACAGTATAAATGGTTGTGTGGATTAGTCATCATTAGCTCCTCTAAACAAAAGGCTGCTTTAGCATAGTCATGTTCATTGATATAAAGTTCTGCAAGTTCATGCCAGGCTTCTTGGTCCCCAACAAATTGTTCCAGATACTCATTCAGTTCCCGAATGGCCTCCACATTTTTCCCCTGGGCTTTTCGAATGGCAATCTTATGCTTTCTTGCAGCAGTGTTAGTTGGATCTTCTTGTAAAATTCTATCATATAGTTGTATAGCATCATCATATCTTTCCATGGCTTCAAATCTCATGCCAGTTAGTCTCTTGACTCTGTGACTGCCAGGGAACTGTCTTCTTAACTCCTGAAGACAAAACAATGCTAAGTCATCTCGACCATAGTCTAGAGCTGCAATCATCACTTGCTCATATATGATCCAAATATCATCTCCAAGCTTAGAAGcatattcattaattaattccTCTCCAACTTCCACAATTTGCTCACTGTTTCGTgagttttcttctctccattttctcattttatctcgCATTTCTTCCCAAGTGACATCGTAAAGCTCTGAGACCTTCGCCATCTTCTCAAAACCTGGAGGCAGGGaatccatctctttctttttggcAGCTTGCTTACATCAACTCATTACACAGTCTCAGTGACTCTGTGATTTATAAACTGTTATTAGCCTcaaatttaaggttttattctGAAAGTTGAAGTAAATTATCAATATCACTCAACTAACAAATGGCAGAGCCAAAATTTAAACCCTGAATCAAAATTAGCGTTCAAAGCCAGAgttctttttttggttggtgAACAATGATttctatttaaaactttttctggtcttta
The window above is part of the Lutra lutra chromosome 9, mLutLut1.2, whole genome shotgun sequence genome. Proteins encoded here:
- the LOC125109926 gene encoding ER membrane protein complex subunit 2-like, producing MAKVSELYDVTWEEMRDKMRKWREENSRNSEQIVEVGEELINEYASKLGDDIWIIYEQVMIAALDYGRDDLALFCLQELRRQFPGSHRVKRLTGMRFEAMERYDDAIQLYDRILQEDPTNTAARKHKIAIRKAQGKNVEAIRELNEYLEQFVGDQEAWHELAELYINEHDYAKAAFCLEELMMTNPHNHLYCQQYAEVKYTQGGLENLELSRKYFAQALKLNNRNMRALFGLYMSASHIASNPKASAKTKKDNMKYASWAASQINRAYQFAGRSKKETKYSLKAVEDMLETLQITQS